The Candidatus Cloacimonadota bacterium genome includes the window TATGCAATACGATAGGGAAGGAAAACAAAAAGAAGAAATGCAAGACCAAAGGCAAAAATATAGGAAAAGGCAGTATATAATTTCTCGAAGAAAACATTCTTTTTCTTTTCCGGTTTGTTCTCTTCTTCATCCTTAATTGCTTCTTCTGCTGAGAAGTTCAGTGTTTTAATACCGATTGACAGCATTTCGATAAGAGAGACAAATCCTCGAATAAGAGGAAGTCCAAAGAATTTATTGGTTTTGGTTTTGGAAATGAATTCCTCTTTTTTTATGATGATATGTCCGTCTTTTTTCCGCAGAGCTGTTGCAATATGCTGGGGACCGCGCATCATGACGCCCTCGATAACTGCCTGTCCGCCGACGGCTATTTCCGGTTTTTCTTTCATAAGCTCAATTTTAGACAAAAGTATCCTATTTGTGTTTAATTATGGGTGGGATCAATTGGTAACAAACTCCCTACAAAGGATTGCTATTGTTCTTTTTCTTCTTTTTTTACCTGATATTTACTGTATTTCTTTCTGAACTTGTCAATACGACCTGCGCTGTCCATCAGTTTCTTCTTACCAGTATAGAACGGATGGCATTCCGAGCAGATTTCCACATGGATTTCCGGAACGGTATCCCTGGTCTCAAAGGTGTTTCCGCATGCGCATTTGACAACACATTTTTGATATTTTGGATGAATATCTTTTTTCATGTATATGAACTCCGTTAGTACATTTGATTTGTTACACAATTTATGACCGCCTTTTGTGGTGTCAAATTTTATAAAGCATGTTTAATTTATATTTCTAAAATTGTAATTTCTCGAGTAACAGCATCGCTCGCTTAAGATGAGTGCCTTTCCAATAAATCTTGCCACATCGAATACATTGATGGAAGTGATCATGGGTACGAAAAACATATTCGGGAATAAGCTTCCTCACATATTCTTTGTCTATGGGAGTGGTCTTTCGATTGCAGATGAGACATCTCGTGAATGCTTTTTCTGCTGTTAGTTTGTTCGCGCTATCGATTTCCCGAAGCTGTTCTTTGACAGTGTTAGAACGAAGAAATATTATCGGAACAGGAAAAGGATGCTTCAAAAAATGACGATGCTTTGTAACAATAGTCCGGTCTTCGCTTTGAGCAATACTTAATAATGTTACGGGCTTGATGTTATTCCTGTAAAAAGTATCATATCCAAGCAAACGAAGCCATTTTGCCAGCTTACCAAGCATCGAGTCGACCGCAAAACGAGGTATGTTTTCCATTTATCAATAGAAAACATTAATCATAAAAAAATTGTCAAAAAAATATCATAAAGTAAAATTCATATGCTGAGGAAATCGAATGAAAAAGAGAATTTTGCTGCTCTCCATGCCAAACTACACAGTTGGTTTTTATAGGGGAATGCGCGTCCCGTCACTTGGATTATCATCCCTTTCAACCAGTCTCGATAATACATTCGTTGAAAAAATAGTGATCGCTGATCTGCTTATGGTACAGCACAATCTGAAACATTATATCATCAAATTGCTAAAAAAATTCCAGCCCCACATTGTTGGATTGACATGCATGAGTTTTCAATATGAAACGGCAATCGAAATAGCAAAGATAATCAAAAAAATAAATCGGGATATCATAACTGTTTTTGGCGGCTACCACCCAACTCTGGCTTACGATCTGATTTCAGATTCTGATGAGAAAAAGTATATCGATTATCTCATTCGTGGTGAGGGAGAAGAAGCACTCAACAGATTGGTAAAAGCACTCAATAGGAAAGATGAGATTGATAAGATTCCTAATGTATCATATAAGTATGATGGAAATTTTATTCACAATTCACGTCAGCCAATCCTCGATCTTGAGAATATCAAATTACCCGATCGAACTTCTCGAATTACTAAACATTACTCCATTTTTGGTAGAAGAGGTGATGTTGTTGAGACCTCACGCGGCTGCACGATGTTATGTGATTTCTGTTGCATGCCCCAGATGTATGGGAGAACTTTCAGGAAATATCCGATCGAACGGGTGATCGAGGATATAAAAGTAACATCTAAACTTGGTGCTGAAGCAATTTTCTTTATAGACGATAACATCTTTGTGAATCCGGCACACCTTGCAGAATTGTGCGATCAAATTCTCAAAAATGGACTGCAAAATATTCATTATACCATTCAGGCCAGTGTCGCAGGTATTGCATGTGATCAGAATCTAGTAAAACTGATGGCTCGGGCTGGATTCAAAGTTGTTTTCCTCGGTATTGAGAATATAAAGAAAACAAACGTTCAATTCCTTTCAAAAGATAAAAGAGTTCTCGAACAAACCACCTATGCGATAGAATTATTACGAAGCCATAAGATCATAACTGTTGGAGGATTTATTCTTGGAAATCCCGAAGATGATGAAATGAGTCTTTGGGATCACTTTGATTTTGCTCAGACGAACTGTCTTGATGTGCCGCTTTTTATGATCCTTACGCCCTTTTTAAAAACCAGTATTCGTAATAAAATAATCGAAGAAGGACTCCTCACAAATCCTGATGATTTTTCATTTTACGATCTCTCACATGCGAATGTTCGGACAAAATATCTTAATCAGCATGAGCTTAATGTTATAAAAAGCAACATGTATGGAAGGTACAATACATCCACCTTAGGAAAACACAACTTAGTTCGTATTCAGTACCCCAGACTTTTTTTTAGTCTTCTTGCAGATGAATTACCTCGATTGTTTATGGATAATTTACGAAAATTTATTTACGAAAACTGGAAGTATG containing:
- the rpmE gene encoding 50S ribosomal protein L31, which encodes MKKDIHPKYQKCVVKCACGNTFETRDTVPEIHVEICSECHPFYTGKKKLMDSAGRIDKFRKKYSKYQVKKEEKEQ
- a CDS encoding Mut7-C RNAse domain-containing protein, which encodes MENIPRFAVDSMLGKLAKWLRLLGYDTFYRNNIKPVTLLSIAQSEDRTIVTKHRHFLKHPFPVPIIFLRSNTVKEQLREIDSANKLTAEKAFTRCLICNRKTTPIDKEYVRKLIPEYVFRTHDHFHQCIRCGKIYWKGTHLKRAMLLLEKLQF
- a CDS encoding B12-binding domain-containing radical SAM protein; protein product: MKKRILLLSMPNYTVGFYRGMRVPSLGLSSLSTSLDNTFVEKIVIADLLMVQHNLKHYIIKLLKKFQPHIVGLTCMSFQYETAIEIAKIIKKINRDIITVFGGYHPTLAYDLISDSDEKKYIDYLIRGEGEEALNRLVKALNRKDEIDKIPNVSYKYDGNFIHNSRQPILDLENIKLPDRTSRITKHYSIFGRRGDVVETSRGCTMLCDFCCMPQMYGRTFRKYPIERVIEDIKVTSKLGAEAIFFIDDNIFVNPAHLAELCDQILKNGLQNIHYTIQASVAGIACDQNLVKLMARAGFKVVFLGIENIKKTNVQFLSKDKRVLEQTTYAIELLRSHKIITVGGFILGNPEDDEMSLWDHFDFAQTNCLDVPLFMILTPFLKTSIRNKIIEEGLLTNPDDFSFYDLSHANVRTKYLNQHELNVIKSNMYGRYNTSTLGKHNLVRIQYPRLFFSLLADELPRLFMDNLRKFIYENWKYENFKAGKKREIRRMHRWLLDKRSTIEKELVEYTN